From one Lycium ferocissimum isolate CSIRO_LF1 chromosome 5, AGI_CSIRO_Lferr_CH_V1, whole genome shotgun sequence genomic stretch:
- the LOC132056730 gene encoding probable sodium/metabolite cotransporter BASS3, chloroplastic gives MSSIPSLSLKYPKPFLSSLTSINSNKSFSTRYPAVKGLNGGCLKAVACSTSSPLIGRVGLHRREGNLSLLSFGANPRSFYAKEEDEEKVDYSQALSALLPFVVALTAVAALSHPSTFTWVSKELYAPALGGIMLSIGIRLSIDDFALAIKRPLPLSVGFIAQYVVKPALGLLVAQACGMPSTFYAGFVLMSCVAGAQLSSYASFLSKSDVAFSILLTSSSTIASVLVTPLLTGLLIGSVVPVDAVAMSKSILQVVLLPVTLGLVLNTYAKPVVSVIQPVMPFVAMICTSLCIGSPLAINRAQILSAEGAKLIAPVLTFHAMAFAVGYWVSKLPILRFEEEVCRTISLCTGMQSSTLAGLLATQFLGSSQAVPPACSVVAMAIMGLCLASFWGSGYRIRDIPSVLFPPTASTIKPSQ, from the exons ATGTCATCAATTCCATCTTTATCCCTTAAATACCCtaaaccttttctttcttcattaaCCTCCATTAATTCCAACAAGAGCTTTTCTACGAGGTATCCAGCTGTAAAAGGGTTAAATGGGGGTTGTTTAAAGGCTGTTGCATGTTCGACTTCGTCTCCGTTAATTGGGAGAGTGGGTTTGCACAGAAGGGAAGGGAACTTGTCGTTACTGTCGTTTGGTGCAAATCCGAGGAGTTTTTAtgcaaaagaagaagatgaagaaaaagtgGATTATTCACAAGCACTTTCTGCATTGCTTCCTTTTGTTGTGGCACTTACTGCTGTTGCTGCTCTTTCTCACCCTTCAACTTTCACTTG GGTGTCTAAAGAATTGTATGCTCCTGCACTTGGAGGAATCATGTTGTCAATTGGAATTAGACTTTCTATTGATGATTTTGCTCTGGCAATTAAGAG ACCTTTGCCCTTATCAGTTGGATTCATTGCTCAGTATGTCGTGAAGCCAGCTCTTGGCTTGCTGGTAGCACAGGCATGTGGGATGCCTTCGACGTTCTACGCCGGTTTCGTCCTCATGTCTTGTGTTGCAGGGGCTCAATTATCAAGTTATGCCAGCTTCTTGAGCAAAAGTGATGTGGCATTTAGTATTCTCTTGACAAGTTCAAGCACCATTGCTTCAGTTCTTGTTACTCCACTTTTAACTGGCCTTCTTATTGGTTCAGTCGTTCCAGTTGACGCAGTTGCAATGTCAAAGTCAATCTTGCAG GTCGTTCTTCTCCCCGTCACACTTGGCTTAGTGCTGAACACCTATGCAAAACCAGTAGTATCTGTTATTCAACCTGTGATGCCATTTGTTGCCATGATTTGTACTTCACTGTGTATTGGCAGCCCTCTTGCAATCAATCGTGCTCAGATTCTTTCTGCTGAGGGTGCTAAATTGATCGCTCCTGTACTGACATTTCATGCAATGGCATTTGCAGTGGGTTATTGGGTCTCGAAACTTCCAATTTTGAG GTTTGAAGAAGAAGTCTGTAGGACAATTTCATTATGCACAGGAATGCAGAGTTCTACTCTGGCAGGGCTACTTGCAACTCAATTCCTCGGGAGCAGTCAAGCGGTACCCCCTGCATGTTCTGTAGTTGCAATGGCCATCATGGGCCTTTGTCTTGCCTCATTCTGGGGCAGTGGATACCGGATCAGGGACATACCATCCGTTCTGTTTCCACCAACTGCTTCGACTATCAAGCCTTCGCAGTAA